In Flammeovirgaceae bacterium 311, one DNA window encodes the following:
- a CDS encoding NlpC/P60 family protein (COG0791 Cell wall-associated hydrolases (invasion-associated proteins)), whose amino-acid sequence MLLLGCATENVSLVQTDTNANTAEATIAAVKEKWAPDKRVALFDVEAGEADGRLVLRGESNLPAAVDSLKTALNASDVAYIDSIQILPDAALQGKTRAVVTISVANLRSAPKHSAELATQATLGTPLKVLKKQGGWYLVQTPDDYLSWVDYGGLVSLTEEEFNRWHAAEKLIYMQPYGFSYETPDAAAPTVSDLVMGSILEIAGEEESFYQVRYPDGTTAWIPKTEAQSYTKWLAGLNPSGSSLVSTSFTLKGLPYLWGGTSFKGVDCSGFTKTVYFLNGMVIPRDASQQIHTGELVDDTRDFDKLLPGDLLFFGRPATDSSPERVVHVGMWIGNNEFIHSAGKVHISSVDSTAENFDQYNYDRYLRTKRLLQQNDPRLIQLSNSTIFK is encoded by the coding sequence TTGCTCCTGCTGGGCTGTGCCACGGAAAATGTATCTCTGGTTCAGACAGACACCAACGCAAATACTGCAGAAGCAACAATAGCAGCTGTAAAAGAAAAGTGGGCGCCAGACAAAAGAGTGGCCCTGTTTGATGTAGAGGCAGGCGAAGCTGATGGCCGGCTGGTGCTGCGCGGAGAATCTAACCTGCCAGCCGCAGTAGATTCACTTAAAACTGCCTTGAATGCCAGTGATGTTGCTTATATCGACAGCATACAAATACTGCCCGATGCAGCCCTGCAGGGAAAAACCCGGGCTGTTGTTACCATATCTGTAGCAAACCTGCGCTCTGCTCCTAAACATTCTGCCGAACTTGCCACCCAGGCAACTTTGGGCACACCGCTTAAGGTGCTGAAGAAACAGGGCGGCTGGTACCTGGTGCAAACTCCGGATGACTACCTCTCCTGGGTGGATTATGGCGGCCTGGTTTCTTTGACAGAGGAAGAGTTTAACAGGTGGCATGCTGCAGAAAAGCTGATTTACATGCAGCCTTATGGCTTTTCGTACGAAACCCCTGATGCTGCAGCTCCCACTGTTTCTGACCTGGTAATGGGTAGTATCCTGGAAATTGCAGGAGAGGAGGAGAGCTTCTACCAGGTGAGGTACCCCGATGGCACCACTGCCTGGATTCCAAAAACAGAAGCACAATCCTATACAAAGTGGCTGGCCGGGCTAAACCCCAGCGGCAGCTCCCTGGTGAGCACCTCTTTTACCCTAAAAGGCCTGCCCTATTTGTGGGGAGGTACTTCATTCAAAGGCGTAGACTGCAGCGGCTTTACCAAAACCGTTTACTTTCTCAATGGCATGGTCATTCCGCGCGATGCGTCTCAGCAAATCCATACCGGAGAGCTGGTTGATGATACAAGGGATTTTGATAAACTGTTGCCCGGCGATCTGCTGTTCTTTGGCCGGCCCGCCACCGATTCGAGCCCGGAAAGGGTGGTGCATGTGGGCATGTGGATTGGCAATAATGAATTTATACACTCTGCCGGTAAAGTACACATCAGCAGTGTAGACAGCACAGCAGAGAATTTCGATCAATACAACTACGACCGCTACCTGCGCACCAAAAGACTGCTGCAGCAGAACGATCCGCGGCTCATACAGCTAAGCAACAGCACCATTTTTAAATAA
- a CDS encoding peptidase S13 D-Ala-D-Ala carboxypeptidase C (COG2027 D-alanyl-D-alanine carboxypeptidase (penicillin-binding protein 4)) translates to MGFKRAALKKSFKNSETFAKGHTGFVLYDPQKQKTVYSRNEDQYFIPASNTKLFTFYVAQKVLGDSIAGLKYIERGDSLIFWGTGDPSFLHADLKSTAAYHFLKNHPKDLYFANNFDQVVALGPGWSWDWYNYYFATERSSFPVFGNAIRISKESADTAFTISPYYFGQYVTEDTTLTTPRYRFSRQFQRNFYTYNIQDPSLEFEIDRPFILSDSLMVRLLEDTLQRPVQLIPFRNYNRSAYRSIQSVPADSLYKRMLQNSDNFIAEQLLILSADKLFDSLNTDAVIEYAKKNFLADLPDEPQWADGSGLSKHNLFTPRSIIVLLQKIDREYPEEKVLDYLPTGGKTGTLRNSYKADPPYVHAKTGSLSNVSCLSGYLITKKGKKLYFSFMHNNYVIPTAALRSEMEKILWQIHSTY, encoded by the coding sequence ATGGGGTTTAAAAGAGCAGCGCTGAAAAAATCCTTCAAAAACTCCGAAACTTTTGCCAAAGGACATACAGGCTTTGTACTCTACGATCCCCAAAAACAAAAAACAGTTTACAGCAGAAATGAAGACCAGTACTTCATCCCCGCCTCAAATACCAAACTGTTTACCTTTTATGTAGCACAAAAGGTATTGGGAGATTCTATAGCAGGGCTAAAGTACATAGAACGGGGCGATTCCCTGATATTCTGGGGTACCGGCGATCCTTCCTTTCTGCATGCCGACCTGAAGAGCACCGCGGCCTATCACTTCCTGAAGAACCACCCCAAAGATTTATACTTTGCCAATAACTTCGATCAGGTAGTGGCCCTGGGACCGGGCTGGTCGTGGGACTGGTACAATTATTACTTTGCCACGGAACGCTCCTCTTTCCCCGTATTTGGCAATGCCATCAGAATCAGTAAAGAATCGGCAGATACAGCCTTTACCATCTCCCCCTACTACTTCGGACAATATGTAACAGAAGATACTACGCTAACCACCCCCAGATACCGCTTCAGCCGGCAGTTTCAGCGAAATTTTTATACCTATAACATTCAAGATCCTTCCCTGGAATTTGAAATAGACCGGCCTTTTATCCTTTCCGACAGCCTGATGGTACGGCTGCTGGAGGACACCCTGCAGCGGCCGGTTCAGCTGATTCCCTTCAGGAATTACAACAGGAGCGCGTACAGAAGCATACAGTCTGTACCCGCAGATTCGCTCTATAAAAGAATGCTGCAGAACAGCGATAATTTTATTGCGGAACAGCTCCTGATCTTAAGCGCTGATAAGCTTTTCGACTCCCTGAATACAGACGCTGTAATTGAGTATGCAAAAAAGAATTTTCTGGCCGACCTGCCAGACGAGCCACAGTGGGCAGATGGCTCAGGCCTATCCAAACACAACCTGTTTACCCCCAGGAGTATTATTGTACTGCTGCAGAAAATAGACCGGGAGTACCCGGAAGAAAAGGTACTCGACTACCTGCCCACAGGTGGAAAAACAGGCACACTTAGAAATTCTTATAAAGCAGATCCTCCCTACGTGCATGCCAAAACCGGCAGCCTTAGCAATGTTTCGTGCCTTAGCGGATACCTGATTACAAAAAAGGGTAAAAAGCTTTACTTTAGCTTTATGCACAATAATTATGTAATACCCACCGCAGCACTAAGAAGCGAAATGGAAAAAATACTGTGGCAGATCCACAGCACTTATTAA